The following coding sequences lie in one Phragmites australis chromosome 8, lpPhrAust1.1, whole genome shotgun sequence genomic window:
- the LOC133927790 gene encoding uncharacterized protein LOC133927790 — protein sequence MAGQSALRRWKPFFAAFGHVDAAIEDAGPGLSRDHFRLVRGQIVELLCDASDDGKAEELCLVLDDAMALSLVTLQAAPAEVVPRILASSADLANAVGALRSHESERVRGLASDIVRGWRASIEDDIVRASAAMEKLDALSQLLPSGCTASHVSNGRSHNAPSDHDAKKNRPAKIEENQPRPRKTAPVVVGSGRVKAAEASDPLPKKTTPVAGSQCLRTENTKASTKISLPKKTPPFIGRPFGDDRVMCSNPEKKMEATKRKLHEGYQEAADAKRHRKIHVIEAPKILEQRKRKMHPIMRERSQARCATSTAVRRSLMPSFQRV from the coding sequence ATGGCCGGGCAAAGCGCGCTCCGCCGCTGGAAGCCGTTCTTCGCGGCGTTCGGTCACGTCGATGCCGCCATCGAGGACGCCGGCCCGGGGCTCTCCCGCGACCACTTCCGGCTCGTCAGGGGCCAGATCGTCGAGTTGCTCTGCGACGCTTCGGACGACGGCAAGGCGGAGGAGCTGTGTCTCGTGCTCGACGACGCGATGGCCCTGTCGCTCGTCACGCTGCAGGCGGCGCCCGCGGAGGTGGTGCCGAGGATCCTGGCGTCGTCCGCCGACCTCGCCAACGCCGTCGGCGCGCTGAGGAGCCACGAGTCGGAGCGAGTCCGCGGGCTCGCCAGCGACATCGTCCGCGGCTGGAGGGCGTCCATCGAGGACGACATCGTCAGGGCTAGCGCAGCCATGGAGAAGCTGGATGCTCTGTCGCAGCTTCTGCCTTCCGGGTGCACGGCGTCCCACGTCTCCAACGGCCGCAGCCACAACGCGCCCTCGGATCATGACGCCAAGAAGAACAGGCCGGCCAAGATCGAGGAGAACCAGCCGCGTCCCAGGAAGACGGCTCCCGTCGTCGTCGGATCCGGTCGTGTCAAGGCGGCAGAGGCCTCTGATCCCTTGCCGAAGAAGACGACTCCGGTTGCTGGCAGCCAATGCTTGAGGACGGAGAACACGAAAGCTTCAACCAAGATTTCGTTGCCCAAGAAGACGCCACCTTTCATTGGCCGCCCCTTCGGCGACGACCGTGTGATGTGTTCCAATCCCGAGAAGAAGATGGAGGCTACAAAGCGCAAGCTGCATGAAGGCTACCAAGAAGCGGCGGACGCGAAGCGGCACCGCAAGATCCATGTCATCGAGGCGCCGAAGATTCTGGAACAGAGGAAGCGGAAGATGCACCCCATCATGCGGGAGCGGAGCCAAGCGAGATGCGCGACCTCCACGGCCGTGAGGCGTTCTTTGATGCCATCGTTTCAGAGGGTTTAG
- the LOC133927287 gene encoding uncharacterized protein LOC133927287, whose amino-acid sequence MGSGNLIVKKVARHTSFDLDIHLDKSWMEDVTCPICLDYPHNAVLLRCTSYEKGCRPFVCDTDQTRSNCLERFKGAYELPANAKVSSIAVAPLDSIHIVSSNANNRPSCPLCRGDVIGWIVIGEARMHLNQKRRCCEEDCCSFVGNFNELQKHTQQKHPDSRPSEIDPARQVDWENFQQSSDIVDVLSTIHAQVPNGIVLGDYVIEYGDDDTGEDYEVFRRVRTNWWSCIFCKAFSRSSRSRRRARARERRGSSGRRSSNQANLENFNLEVPTQSVELREIRFDEIDDEYIVTGAIPSISAPGRMASFHYRDTRYGR is encoded by the exons ATGGGTTCAGGAAATCTGATTGTGAAGAAGGTGGCAAGGCACACCTCATTTGATCTGGACATACACCTTGATAAGAGTTGGATGGAGGATGTGACTTGCCCAATCTGCCTGGATTACCCTCACAATGCAGTCCTACTGAGATGCACGTCTTACGAGAAGGGTTGCAGGCCATTTGTCTGTGATACCGACCAGACCCGCTCAAACTGTCTCGAGAGATTTAAAGGTGCATATGAGCTTCCTGCCAATGCAAAAGTTTCATCTATAGCCGTGGCTCCTCTTGACAGCATTCATATTGTGTCATCTAATGCAAACAACCGCCCAAGCTGCCCCTTGTGTAGAGGTGATGTAATTGGATGGATTGTTATCGGTGAGGCTCGGATGCATCTTAACCAGAAGAGAAGATGCTGCGAAGAGGATTGCTGTTCGTTTGTTGGTAACTTCAATGAGCTCCAGAAGCATACACAACAAAAGCATCCAGATTCACGCCCTTCAGAAATTGATCCTGCTAGGCAAGTTGACTGGGAGAACTTCCAGCAATCTTCTGATATTGTAGATGTGTTGAGCACAATACATGCACAAGTTCCTAATGGAATAGTTCTGGGTGATTATGTCATTGAGTATGGGGATGATGACACTGGAGAAGACTATGAAGTTTTCCGCAGGGTTAGGACAAACTGGTGGTCCTGTATTTTTTGCAAGGCATTTTCGAGATCTTCAAGAAGCCGTAGAAGAGCAAGAGCAAGGGAAAGAAGAGGTAGTAGTGGAAGGAGGAGCAGCAATCAGGCTAATCTGGAAAACTTTAATCTCGAGGTTCCCACACAATCTGTTGAATTGAGGGAAATCAGATTCGATGAAATTGATGATGAATACATAGTCACAGGGGCCATTCCTAGTATTTCAGCACCTGGAAGAATGGCCAGTTTTCACTACAG GGATACAAGATATGGACGGTGA